The following proteins come from a genomic window of Fusobacterium sp.:
- a CDS encoding toxin-antitoxin system YwqK family antitoxin has translation MKTREVEFYQKQLIDGLAYVIGENDPFSGNFIYRYRDGEIKTIEPYVSGLKEGTEIKFYENGQIKESIDFEAGHISGDSILYYENGQMKEYMRFQNDRMDGEWVKYYEDGSVKARGFFKNGKLSGNKITYYPNGGIKELASFKDNLLHGRYETYFENGEIELSENFSNGLLDGEAVYYYENGEVKIKEEYKLHVKNGKYVRYYENGIINAVGNFKEGQLNGDWSMFYENGKLLGTASFKEGEITKDDDEK, from the coding sequence ATGAAAACTAGGGAAGTGGAATTTTACCAGAAACAATTAATAGATGGACTAGCTTATGTCATAGGCGAAAATGATCCTTTCTCTGGAAATTTTATATACAGATATCGTGATGGTGAAATTAAAACAATTGAACCTTATGTAAGTGGTCTTAAAGAAGGAACTGAAATAAAATTTTATGAAAATGGTCAGATAAAAGAGTCTATAGATTTTGAAGCTGGTCATATTTCTGGTGATTCTATTCTATATTATGAAAATGGTCAAATGAAAGAATATATGAGATTTCAAAATGATAGAATGGATGGAGAATGGGTAAAATATTATGAAGATGGCTCTGTTAAAGCAAGAGGGTTCTTTAAAAATGGGAAACTTAGTGGAAATAAAATCACTTATTATCCTAATGGTGGAATAAAAGAATTGGCTTCATTTAAAGATAATCTGCTTCATGGAAGATATGAAACATATTTTGAAAATGGAGAGATAGAACTAAGTGAAAATTTTTCTAATGGACTTCTTGATGGAGAAGCTGTCTACTATTATGAAAATGGAGAAGTAAAAATAAAAGAAGAGTATAAACTTCATGTAAAAAATGGTAAATATGTAAGATATTATGAAAATGGAATCATTAATGCTGTAGGAAATTTTAAAGAAGGTCAGCTGAATGGTGACTGGAGTATGTTTTATGAAAATGGAAAACTTTTAGGTACTGCTTCTTTTAAAGAAGGAGAAATAACAAAAGATGATGATGAAAAATAA